AATCTAAGGAAGAGATAATAAACAAAGCCAAAAAAATGGAAAAATTCTGCAGCAGATTCTCCATAGTCGTTAGTGGAAAATCTATAAATGAGGATGAGTTTGAGAAGGTTGTTGAAGTTATTGAAGAGATAAAAAAGCAAACGAAATTAAAGGTTTGTGCTTCTCTTGGAATTATAGATAAGGATAAATTAAAGGCTTTGAAGGAGTTGGATGTTAGATATCACCACAACTTAGAATCATCAAGGAATCACTTCAAAAACATCTGTACAACCCACACCTATGAAGATAGAGTTAAAACCATAAAAAAGGCAAAAAAATTGGGTTTAGAGGTTTGCAGCGGTGGAATATTTGGATTAGGAGAGGATTTTAAAGAAAGAATAGATATGATGATGGATTTGAAAAAATTGGATGTGGATAGTGTTGCTTTAAACATACTCCATCCAATTAAAGGGACAAAGATGTATAATTTGATTGAAAAAAATGAGATAAAACCAATATCTCCAATGGAGGCTATTAAAAGCATCGCTATTTGCAGAGTAATAATGCCAGATAAGGAAATAAGGCTCTGTGGTGGGAGAGAGTTTAATTTGCATGATTTGCAATGCTTGTCTTTACTTGCATTAGATGGGTTGATGGTTGGGAACTATTTAACAACAAAAGGTAGGGTTTTAGAGGATGATTTGAAGATGATAAAGGATATGGGTTTTATTTATTAAGTTAAAAAGGTGTTTTCATGGAAGAATTAAGGAAAAAATTAGAAAATCTAAAAAAATTCTTTAAAGGGAAAAAGGTTATTGTTGCATATTCGGGAGGTGTGGATAGTTCATTAATTGCAAAAATTGCCTCAGATACTACAGAAACTTTGGCTATAACCATTGACAACGGATTCTTTTCAGATGATGCTATAAAAAAAGCAGAGATTAGGGCAAAAAAATATGGGATTAAGCATGAAGTCATAAAACTTGATGCTAAAATGCATGAATTAGATGACCTCATCGCCCAACTAAAAAAGAATCCAACAAACAGATGCTACCTATGCAAAAAAATAATGGCAATTATCTTGGTTAATGAGAAAGAAAAATTAGGTTATGATTTAATTGTCGATGGCACTATATATGATGATTTATTTGAGGATAGACCAGGAATAAAGGCGTTTAGAGAACATGGGATAAAATCTCCACTGGCAGAATTTAAAATTTCAAAAAAGGATGTTTATGAACTTTCAAATTATTTGGACATAGAAATTCCAAAAAAAGAAACATGCCTTGCCACGAGAATAAGATTTAACCAAGAAATTACTGGGGAGAAATTGAAAAGGGTGGAGATGGCAGAGAAATTTTTATCAAAATACATAAAAGGGACCCTAAGGGTTAGGGATGATGATGGAATTGCAAGGATTGAGGTGGATAAGGACGAGATAGAAAAATTTTTCAGTGAAGAGTTTATTAAAATAGTCGTAGATGAATTGAAAAAATTGGGGTTTGAAAGAGTTAGTTTGGATTTGGAAGGATATAAAAGACCATTAAAAAATAATATTCACAAAAATATTTTATAATTTATCTTTTTTCCTTTTAATAAGATTCTCTAAATACCCAATTTCTTATAATTTCTTCATCAATTTCATTTAAAACTTTTTTAAATTCATTTATTTTTTTCATTATCTTTTTTGTTGCTTCATCAATAGCATTTGGATATTTTGATAGATACCATTTTTTCCTATCTTCAAAAGTTCTACCCCCATTTTCTTTAAATTCTTTCATTAATCCAGACATTTGCCCAACATTTTTTGATCTTGTTGCATGAGAATACATATTAGCAAGGTTTATTAATTGGGATGAATATTTTGGAAATTTTGGACTGGATAGTGATAGTAGATTTTCTAATTTCGTCAT
Above is a genomic segment from Methanotorris formicicus Mc-S-70 containing:
- the bioB gene encoding biotin synthase BioB, with the translated sequence MELFEFYEKSINGKIDFEDALKLYENFDAFDLLYLAYRIKKAFKKNKIDLCSIINAKSGKCSENCAFCSQSMYHKTDIQVYPLKSKEEIINKAKKMEKFCSRFSIVVSGKSINEDEFEKVVEVIEEIKKQTKLKVCASLGIIDKDKLKALKELDVRYHHNLESSRNHFKNICTTHTYEDRVKTIKKAKKLGLEVCSGGIFGLGEDFKERIDMMMDLKKLDVDSVALNILHPIKGTKMYNLIEKNEIKPISPMEAIKSIAICRVIMPDKEIRLCGGREFNLHDLQCLSLLALDGLMVGNYLTTKGRVLEDDLKMIKDMGFIY
- the larE gene encoding ATP-dependent sacrificial sulfur transferase LarE → MEELRKKLENLKKFFKGKKVIVAYSGGVDSSLIAKIASDTTETLAITIDNGFFSDDAIKKAEIRAKKYGIKHEVIKLDAKMHELDDLIAQLKKNPTNRCYLCKKIMAIILVNEKEKLGYDLIVDGTIYDDLFEDRPGIKAFREHGIKSPLAEFKISKKDVYELSNYLDIEIPKKETCLATRIRFNQEITGEKLKRVEMAEKFLSKYIKGTLRVRDDDGIARIEVDKDEIEKFFSEEFIKIVVDELKKLGFERVSLDLEGYKRPLKNNIHKNIL
- a CDS encoding MjaI family restriction endonuclease, which encodes MTKLENLLSLSSPKFPKYSSQLINLANMYSHATRSKNVGQMSGLMKEFKENGGRTFEDRKKWYLSKYPNAIDEATKKIMKKINEFKKVLNEIDEEIIRNWVFRESY